TTCATGAGAATACAAATAGAACAAGTAATTTTAGTGGTGAATGCaatttttttgttggaaattgGGTGCCTGATGAAAGTTATCCTTTGTATAATGCAtcagaatgtccttttgctgaACAAGGTTTTAGTTGTTTAGCTAATGGTAGGGAGGATAAAGAGTATCTCAAGTGGAGATGGAAACCTAGGAATTGTGAAATTCCaagatttgatgttcatgaaatcTTGGAAAAGTTAAGGGGGAAAAGGATTGTCTTTGTTGGTGATTCATTAAGTAGAACTCAATGGGAGTCTATGATATGCATATTGATGACTGGTGTTGAGGACAAAAACAGTGTATATGAAGTCAAAGGAAGAAAGATCACTAGACAGATTAGGCATTTACAAGTTCGATTTAGCTCGTTTAATTTTACAGTTGAGTTTTATAGGTCAATTTTCCTAGTACAGCCTGGCGCTCCGCCAAAACGTTCACCAAAGAGGATCAAGAAAGCACTAATGCTTGATAAGATGGATGATATAAGCAAAGAATGGATTCAATCTGATATACTTATCTTTAATACCGGTCATTGGTGGACTCCCACGAAGCTTTTTGAACTGTAAGTGATTCATGATGAATTCCTTGTTGTTGAAGATGTCAGttcttatttcttttgagactctttacttttgatgttatGCCCTTGCTTACCGTGGTAGTTTTTTTGGTACGATATATTGCAACTCTATTGTGATAGAACTTTAGCTTGGAAACTTATCATTTGTATATTTGCTGCTGATGTTGTTAGTGATCATCAAATATTTGTAGCACAAGCCCCCAACCTATTTCATTGTAATTGATAAAATTAAGTTTAGGAGACTTGTAGATTCGTCGCAGATGTGGTCTGTAGTCTGTAAATGGACACGATGAAATGTTGAGAGTCTTCTTAAGAAGAATCTGAGATCTGCTCAAAAGCAGTTAGAGAGATTGGCACTGTCCTCGCAATCCTCATCATATGAGACAAGAGAGTCTTACATCACCCAAGTCACCGTCTTCATATGATAAGATATGATTTTCCCCTTTCCATGGAAAATCTCTACTTTACAAAACTAACACTTTAAAAGTGAACAAGTTGCAGACTTATGCATCTGAAGTTGTGCTATTCTTATGTTACTTGAGCTCTTGCAATTAAGGCTAATCATTTTATGGTAATTCTTAGTTCAACATGCCCCTATGACTATCATTTTCtagattttgaaaaatttagGTTACTATCATGCAAAAAAAGTTGGTAAATAATTCTTTTGGTATTTTGTTTACTTTGGGTCTCAGCTGTATGGGCTGAACCTAATTGtgtacaaattttattttttcaataaaatggTCCAATGGGtctttagttttaaaaaaagggTTGGTAAATATAATGGGAAAGTCGAGATCTTCTACATAATACATGAGTTGCAAATAAGGAATGTCTTGATACTTGTTCAACATCATTATGACATAGAACTTGATAAAACGATTCCTCTCTGTAATTAATACATTTTCTATATATGTAGCTTTGATTGTTAGAGAATCGGTTTGTTCTAGATCACAATAGAGACTTTATCTTAAGAGTCCCGCATTGGTTGAGGAATAGACCGGTGGTTtgcttatatggacttgggcaATTCTCACCCATGAGCTaacttttggggttgagttagaccTAGGTGTCATATCTTAACATGGTATTCGAGCCAAGTTCATCCCCGTTTGGACTCCTGATCCATGCTCCAGTTGGGCTTGGGCGTGAAGGAGGTACTAGAATGGGTTAGAGTCCCACATTGGTTGGGAAATGATTGGTGGTTTGCTTATATAGACTTTGGGTAATCCTCACCTCATAAGCTAgcttttgaggttgagttagACCTAGGTGTCATATCTTTACAGTTTTCAAATGCCTAGTAAAGGAATCACAAAAGACAGATTTTCATAGTTCTGATATACTCTGCTCATGCATGATTATTCGTGTGTGAGATAGCAGTTTCCGTTGGACAGTGTAATTATGCGAGAAATTGAACAACTTTTCCTCTTACTCATCTATTATCCTAAGAACACTACTTTTTCTGTTAAATTATTCGAGATTTTATGTTTCGCATGCTGGTTAATGCTTTATGGCAAAGTTACTTTATTAATTTGTCCAGAGAACTCTTCTGACATGCTTCTTCAGACAGGGGCTGGTACTTCCAGATTGATGGAAAGATGAAATTCGGAATGACGATAAATGGCGCCTTCAAGAAAGCCTTAGCTACTTGGAAATCTTGGATTGAAAAGAAGGTCAACACTGATAGGACACGCGTATTCTTTCGGACTTTCGAAGCTACTCATTGGAGGTGTGCTTAATTTTCTGATATAAGCTACTCGTATCCATTGATTTTGCTTTTACATCCattagaattttaaaattatgtctGGGATTCGATCGAACAATCAATTATTAGACAGTTGGATATAGTTTGTTTTAAGTTCTCTGAAGCTCTCATAAGCTGTGATCTTAATATCAAAATTGCTTCCATGATAAAAGCTATGTTTTctccatatatatatcttttctAAATTTGATGAGTGTCTACTTATGCTTGAATCAGTGTTGAATCCCGTGATAAATGCAATGTGACACGACTGCCTTGGTCGGAAAccaatggaaaggatgagagtCTGTTTTCAGACATGATTATTGATACTGTGAGAAATGTATTCAACCCGGTGACATTGCTGCATGTCACTCCGATGGGGGCATACCGGAGCGATGCACATGTTGGTACTTGGAGTGATAATCCATTAGTGCCAGATTGTAGCCATTACTGCTTACCTGGTGTGCCTGATATGTGGAATGAACTGCTTTTCGCCTTCCTGTTCTCAGATCAGCAATATCAGTTTTATTAGCTTCGCGGATATACAAGTACGTTTTCCTAGTCTGTCTTTTCTTTACTGATTCAATATTTCTGAGAACGTCACTTAGATAAAGTATTTGGGCTTGGACCCCGTCATCCTCTGTTCCATAGTCTGATTTCAATATTTGTATACATTTTTTTGTGCAGGTCTTAGTCAACTTGTTTGACCTTTAACACATACATCGTCGTTGCAAATTTCCAATGATTTCATGTTGTTGGTGTCAATGCATGCTGCATTATATCCTGTCTTGATACAGACAAACATAGagctttttcttattatttgtaTAGTGGACTATGTGAATACTGATGATTCATATAGCCAATCTCAACGTGCTTGAGGTTTAGTGATACTGTTGTAGTAGTATTAGTTGTTGTTTATCGTGTAATGGTTCCAGAGATCTTGTACTCGTGCAATTTATTAGGAATATGAAAGATTTAGAGAAAAAGCAATGTCATTGTGCTTGTCTTCAAGTGAACAATTTGATCTGTCAAATGGTATCCGGCTAAAAGCACCTTTAACCTATGTTGTTCGGACTCTCCAATAATGATGCGACATTTGTATTGGATCCTCTAAAAGTACAAACTATATTTGAAGGATTCAACACACATTCGTCggatatttttgaagagttcaAATAAGATAGCTTTTAacttttcttctaatttatctCCACTGTGTCACTCTCTGTAATGTTATCATATGATCCGAAGATGACAACAATCAATTATTTTGAAGTGCTTTACTGGATTTCTCAAATATAACTACCTAAAATAAATGTATACTCTTCATTGATTGTTTTTCAAATGTCCACCTACTGCTTTTCAAACCTAACTACCTTCAATTAATGTATCCTCTTTACTTTCATTAACTTGTAAATGATTTTATGTGACAACAAGAAAGAGTGGTGAAATTTTGTGCAAAGATGAACTATGAGCTTGAAGACTTAGCTCAAGTTGTTCTTCAATGAAGATCAATGATCTAGAGAGAAGATTATCACAGAAGATATTTTGTACATGGAAATTGTATTGATCTGATCTCATTATCAGTACATGAGCTGAATATATAGGGACTGAGATTGACTTCTAACCACCTAACTAACTACTTTGCTTAGCTGTACAATTAACCACTaatatgtaatgaccttgagggttatttttttaaaatttgtgtgaaattaccattttacctctatcattagtgcccccgagtattatttgatcggtttgtgaagttgaaagtgtcaaaatcttaatggtttgtaaattgtgcaaattcttgagttttatagagttaaaaggtgaaaaagtgattttcggTACCAaccggagctacgggtctcagaacGGAATGTTGTCAATTCCAACAACTCCGAAATgtgaaaattggtctaggagagtttacggaattagttttggagttgtaacgaagatttgaggtcttgagttggaatttaaggaattttaggctaaggttttactttggtcaactttcggAGTTTCGatactcagaatggaattccaacAAAGTGTTgactgaatttttagaggtcccgagtccattttggtattttgaaggcctaagttgatttagttgcgacttttcgattTTTGAGTcaaggagaccttgaatttgaattctgatggttccatctgctacggaatgaccaaattaggctaatagcattgtcGGCATGACTatgaggcaatcgatacgagtttgggctatttgacgcttttgactttgaaagttagcttatggttgactttggtcaacatttttggaaaacttacttggatgaaaattctgacagcgcggttagtttgggaatgtcgattttggtctagaatgatcctTCATTTGCTTCCCGAAGTTTCCAGTCTAATTTCGAGGTCTGTTGTGAAATTTTGCTTAAAATAACACTTTGATGTAGGAtctactttttattaaaataatctcgtatgataattttgaatgtATCATTAGGTccggaatgtcgaatttagtgtgGTAGCATATCTGATGTATTTTTATCGGGTTTCGATTGAATTCCGAAGGTCTGTTCGGAGAatttaaataatgcaaaaatcaaaaaaaatctaatgcaaaagtgcagatttttcagattttctctcaactttgaaccatcatttcttgagcttttcaagtccaaatctggcgattcaagagtctatcttCAAGATAATTTCATGGGGAGTCCATTGGTGAGCTTGGAATCTTGATTAGAAGTTTCGTTGGAGGTAATATTTGATGTTTTAGATGGTGCCTTGATCATTTTCGGATTCAGATTTTTGTAAActttggaagatgatttcttggCCATCTTAGATCCGAATTCAATGATTCAAAGCTCtaaattgtgtatttttttCGTAGAAATCCAGTGGTGAGGTCATAAACTTGATTAGGAGCTTCGTCTATAAATTTGCTAATCTAGCTGTTGCCTTTATCATTTTCGAGTtggaattttaatgaattttggaggattgtttCTTTGTCATCTTAGCTCtgtttttaataattcttaGGCCTAATTTGTGAGTTTCCCGCAAGGAACATCTTGGTGGGATTATCCTTTACCAGTTTCTGCACTTATTgtcttccaaaatatttttaaagcaaGATTTCAAAGGTGGGTTATGAGGTTTCCTTCCaaattagaaaattatatttttatgatttgaaaTTCGATTCTTTCTCGATTTTAATAGATTTTTCAGCCACGAACTCTACTCGATGTGTAGaagataattttcaaataaaattccatatttgacccttttcaaaaataattaatttttggatcattttaccTCCGGTtctaaaacctatcaatatgggtgtcgtTGAACttcttgtgatgtgtatgttccATTTTTGATAGTGGattatcatttcgagtgttgaattcgagagttgcttgttcggcggaggtgttcgagtgcggtttcagCAATTGAGGTAAGTTTGGCTATtcttctttgagactgagatggggtaattagtcattcatatgttatataCTTTGgtatggggttgtagtatgatttgagaatgttatatatattatgatgcccgtgtgggggcttatttattaatgtgttgttgtgtgggggcttatttatattACATAGCCTATGTAGGGGCtgtatttgttatcttatttgatttgagagcatgtgattcatgattttcctgtgagagaggcttgattatattatttgacttgtgatgcctatcggaggggttgagttggggtttttgaGCATgtctgagtattgaaatattgttgagaaagtgGTGAACActtgaattaaattattttcttcctatttctatttattgagggtgagtatcatgtgaaagttaagttttgagaactttgaaccttgtactacatgttgagttgaatattgtttccatgccatatgtgttttgatgtattcatccgcattcatcatatcatgaaacatgagaagttgagaaatatggaaactctttttaaaaaagaaaataaacaccTTTAAAcatttgtatcttgagtccttgACCGAGACAGTTTatgcagggtagtggatgcattgtgattcctttaccacgaggaggtggcaaggataatgagatattgtgatttaggtatatggtctgcgagacccccatgggtcctacttggcagcacagctcggcaggtgtatacgacaggctgtgtgacagtcttgattccaccgtaccaccacataattatatcatcatatttcattgcattgcattaatttttgtgatgcttgaattatctggttaattgtgattatgagctgttattatgagattattttactcgtgccattatatatataaactggcggcacatATGCCAAAGTGAGACTTTTTTGTATACAGATGGAGTGttacttagtttatttcataggtttgattaatttcttatactcaatcggctaaaacctactgagtacatgtgaattgtactcacccttaCTTATGTGTCCTTTTTTGATGTAGATACTGGTCAAGGTACTTCACGTGGCAGCTAATATTCTAgaggattgtgtattctcagattagtggtgaggttcCAGAATTTgaatcgtcactagtctatctttatttcttactTCACGTGGCAGCTGATATTCTAGAGGATTGTGTAttttcagattagtggtgaggttcagaaatttgaatcgtcactagtctatctttatttcttactTCATGTGGCAGCTGATATTCTAgaggattgtgtattctcagattagtggtgaggtcccgaaatttggatcgtcactagtctatctttatttcttagtcttttgtatcattcagagacttatgttgtatctttagactcgaaccttgtattagatgctctttatacttatgacaccagattttggataatttctttattGTGTTTCTTGTCATTTAAATTATGCCAGGActttccctttgggagtctcgtatgagttttacttttaggcttacacatcaggttggaTTTTGaaatgtgtgtcatcatgacctcgatttttggatcgtgacataatATAACTAACTTGTAACAATACTAACAATCTAACTACCACATGACTGATATGTATTAACACCCCTTCTCAAGCTAGAGGGTGTAAAATGTTCCACACTCCCAGCTTGTTCATCAAATAAGAATGCTGAACTTTACTTAGTCCCTTAGTTAACAAATCTGCTTGTTGTTCTTCAGTTCTCACATACTTTGCCTCAATGAGTCCTTCTTTGATCTTGTCCCGCATGAAATGACAATATATCTCGATATGATTTGTACGCTCATGGAATATTGGATTAGAAGCAATCTACAAGGCATCCTAACTGTCACTCATGACTATCGTTGGATGTTTCACTTGTATTCCTAGCTCTTGAAATAAGCCCAGTAACCATGTAATCTCAGCCACAGCTAATGCCATGCTTCTATACTCTACTTCTGTAGAACTTCTTGAAACTGTCTGTAGCTTCTTAAACTTTCAGGACACCAATGAACTTCCAAATTTGACTAAGTAGTCTGTCACAGACCTTCTAGTATTTGGGCAAGCTGCCTAATCTGAATCATACCAACATGTAAGCTCCTGACTAGGTAGTGAACTCATGAGAATACTTTGCTCGAGTGcaattgttgacacccaattttgaccctctaCAAACATATATTGGTTATCgagcttcttcaatttcaaacaattttaaaataatttgcttgcaaaaatccaaaatattttaaagctattttgacaattttatattttttgaacaaaatatatataattactacCTTTAcgattattcaaaaattatcttaaaaaatatttcttttaaactAAAAATTATGTTACTTATGTTagtttaattaatagatttatatttttatcaattaatttaaatttaggttaattattttactttgtgGAAATTAAGAAGTtcgttaattaattgatattaaTTCTTCTTAATAAAGTTTTAGTCGAAATCACCAATTAAATCGATTTGGCTATCTCCTAAACTTAAATAGGTGAAATTTGCAATCTGGTTGGCCCAATTCTAAAATTCAATATTAACCAATTTTGCCTCAGTTTTAAGTCCAAATTTTTAACATAATTTGCCCCAAATCTTACTTCTATTTTCTATACACATAACCCAACCTATTATATAATATTCATCTCATACCTACATCTATACGAAAATACGTATACACAAACAACCTTCCAATTTCCACATAC
This region of Solanum dulcamara chromosome 9, daSolDulc1.2, whole genome shotgun sequence genomic DNA includes:
- the LOC129904197 gene encoding protein trichome berefringence-like 7 translates to MVKKLKFSSCGHLRSDLVKDLNFGKMKHCHTWVFHSFNGVLVIGPLLLLFLVAIGCGYFYNINSFQEPIVHENTNRTSNFSGECNFFVGNWVPDESYPLYNASECPFAEQGFSCLANGREDKEYLKWRWKPRNCEIPRFDVHEILEKLRGKRIVFVGDSLSRTQWESMICILMTGVEDKNSVYEVKGRKITRQIRHLQVRFSSFNFTVEFYRSIFLVQPGAPPKRSPKRIKKALMLDKMDDISKEWIQSDILIFNTGHWWTPTKLFELGWYFQIDGKMKFGMTINGAFKKALATWKSWIEKKVNTDRTRVFFRTFEATHWSVESRDKCNVTRLPWSETNGKDESLFSDMIIDTVRNVFNPVTLLHVTPMGAYRSDAHVGTWSDNPLVPDCSHYCLPGVPDMWNELLFAFLFSDQQYQFY